A single uncultured Methanolobus sp. DNA region contains:
- a CDS encoding PGF-pre-PGF domain-containing protein: MRKLLLFVVITGLLTLGVSAADNSPVLSVIGDRSVNENSQLTFTLSAADPNNDSLTFSAPNMPSGAILNNSTGVFKWTPTYEQAGSYLTKFVVSDGSNVDSEYITITVNSVNRAPVFSSLPPVTADENSEFEIKLSATDNDSDLLVFGKDVSYGTIEGNVFTWTPGYGDQGIHTIVFSVSDGQFTVTQSVEINVTNVNRDPVLYLISETVVASNDDITIELNAFDPDGDSLTYSNITTLPEGSTLDASTGVFTWINPTELGMKALTFKVDDGEGSDTKTAKITIVSSDPDLPPVIDTLETLYVDENSTLTFGLSATDPEGDSLAFSWETGQPANSSMSWVNSTSILVSWTPTYGEAGDYHAVFRVADSHSSYRVVDIVVSDVNLAPVMDSVADTTVAEDDVLYIDLTGSDADNDELTFSTNSSLGSIRGNTFICDPDFTDAGTYNVLFTVSDGSLSNSTVATITVTDVNMPPKLNSVSAKEIDYNDTLEFYLSTEDVDSGDTLTYTCLETPSNAALDSSSGLFSWTPDEDQMSTYSVSFYVTDGTSEDYETVSITVTDPSSSSSGTTTSSGSGGGGGGGSQNTGEKYENIEFKDYALKSVLKDKETIFEFDEPANNIVSISFVCKLNGGQTKAVVEILKGTSALVSSAPSGNVYKNLNIWVGDSKFPSEVISDVVIRFKVEKSWVYFNGIEQDSIVLSRYSNEKWTLLDTSFESEDGDYLYYTAKTPGFSPFAILVPTITETILSENSSAANQSVMSMGDEIVPVGAELPQDKKSNKGILLFLILGMIAAVGVVGYRYRGHYEQLYLQISNPDGKRYRRLKK; this comes from the coding sequence TTGAGGAAATTATTACTTTTTGTCGTCATTACAGGATTATTGACTTTGGGGGTCTCAGCAGCAGACAATTCTCCTGTGCTTTCAGTAATTGGTGACCGGTCAGTTAATGAGAACAGTCAGCTTACATTTACTCTTTCTGCAGCGGATCCTAATAATGATTCTCTTACGTTCTCAGCACCAAATATGCCATCAGGTGCAATTTTGAATAACTCAACTGGTGTTTTCAAATGGACACCAACTTATGAGCAGGCCGGCAGCTACCTTACAAAGTTTGTAGTATCTGATGGTTCCAACGTGGATTCCGAGTATATCACGATAACAGTGAACAGTGTCAATCGTGCACCTGTATTTTCCTCTCTCCCCCCTGTCACGGCAGATGAAAACAGTGAGTTTGAAATAAAGCTTTCTGCAACAGATAACGACAGTGACCTTCTTGTATTCGGTAAAGACGTTTCTTACGGAACTATTGAGGGCAATGTTTTTACCTGGACTCCTGGATACGGCGATCAGGGAATTCACACAATCGTGTTCAGTGTGAGCGATGGTCAGTTTACAGTGACGCAGAGTGTGGAGATTAATGTTACAAACGTCAACAGGGATCCTGTACTATACCTGATTAGCGAGACGGTTGTGGCATCAAATGATGATATTACAATTGAATTAAATGCTTTTGATCCCGATGGGGATTCTCTCACTTATTCAAACATTACTACATTGCCTGAAGGGTCAACCCTTGATGCTTCAACGGGTGTTTTTACCTGGATCAATCCAACGGAACTTGGCATGAAAGCATTGACTTTCAAAGTAGATGATGGCGAGGGGTCAGATACAAAAACAGCCAAAATAACAATAGTTTCAAGTGACCCTGATCTTCCTCCTGTAATCGACACACTTGAAACCCTTTATGTAGATGAGAATTCAACTCTGACATTTGGATTGTCTGCAACAGATCCGGAAGGTGATTCTCTAGCATTTTCCTGGGAAACAGGCCAGCCGGCTAATTCATCTATGTCCTGGGTTAATAGTACCTCGATACTTGTAAGCTGGACACCTACATACGGAGAAGCAGGTGATTACCATGCTGTATTCAGAGTGGCAGACAGCCATTCAAGTTATCGGGTAGTAGACATAGTAGTATCGGATGTCAATCTTGCTCCTGTAATGGATTCTGTAGCAGACACTACTGTTGCTGAGGATGATGTGCTATACATCGATCTCACAGGTTCAGATGCGGACAATGATGAACTTACCTTTTCCACAAACAGCAGTCTTGGATCAATAAGAGGTAACACTTTTATCTGTGATCCAGACTTCACTGATGCCGGGACTTATAATGTTTTATTTACAGTTTCAGATGGCAGTTTGAGTAACAGCACAGTTGCTACTATAACGGTTACAGATGTTAATATGCCTCCGAAACTTAATTCTGTGAGTGCGAAGGAAATCGATTACAATGACACTCTAGAATTCTATTTGTCTACAGAAGATGTAGATTCCGGTGACACTCTTACATATACATGCCTGGAAACCCCTTCTAATGCTGCATTGGACTCTTCTTCAGGATTATTTAGCTGGACACCCGATGAAGATCAAATGAGCACATACTCAGTAAGTTTCTATGTGACAGACGGTACATCAGAAGATTATGAAACCGTGTCCATTACAGTAACAGACCCCTCCTCTTCCAGCAGTGGAACAACTACTTCTTCAGGAAGTGGTGGTGGCGGCGGCGGTGGCTCCCAGAACACAGGGGAGAAGTATGAGAATATAGAATTCAAAGACTATGCCCTGAAATCTGTCCTGAAAGACAAGGAAACTATATTCGAGTTCGATGAACCAGCTAACAATATAGTGTCCATTAGTTTTGTCTGCAAACTCAATGGCGGCCAGACCAAGGCAGTTGTTGAGATCCTGAAAGGAACTTCTGCCCTTGTAAGTTCAGCACCTTCTGGTAATGTATACAAGAACCTAAACATCTGGGTAGGAGATTCAAAGTTCCCTTCAGAGGTTATTTCTGATGTGGTTATCAGGTTCAAGGTGGAAAAATCATGGGTATATTTCAATGGTATTGAACAGGATTCAATAGTACTTTCCCGTTACTCAAATGAAAAGTGGACGCTTCTTGACACTTCATTTGAAAGCGAAGATGGGGACTATCTATATTACACAGCCAAAACTCCCGGATTTTCACCATTTGCAATTCTTGTTCCGACTATCACAGAAACAATTCTGAGCGAGAACAGTTCTGCTGCAAACCAATCAGTTATGTCAATGGGTGATGAAATAGTCCCAGTTGGAGCAGAGTTACCTCAGGATAAGAAAAGTAACAAAGGAATTCTGCTATTTCTGATTCTAGGTATGATCGCTGCTGTAGGAGTTGTAGGATATAGATACAGAGGCCACTATGAGCAATTGTACTTGCAGATTAGTAATCCAGATGGAAAAAGATACAGGCGCCTGAAGAAATGA